The Aspergillus flavus chromosome 2, complete sequence region CAAGGGAGAGGTtcacaagaagaaggaaatcgTACAGGACGTGACGCTACATGACCTGGACATGGCCAACGCTCGGCCACAAGGTGGACAGGACGTTATGAGCATGATGGGACAACTGAtgaagcccaagaagaccGAGATCACGGATAAGCTACGTCAGGAGATCGACAAGGTTGTTAGCCGGTATATCGACCAAGGAGTTGCTGAACTGGTTCCTGGTGTCCTCTTTATTGATGAGGTATGTGACTTATCATGACTGCATTTCCGCCCTACGCTTCTAACATTCCCATTCTAGGTCCACATGTTGGATATTGAATGTTTCACCTATCTCAACCGGGCACTTGAATCCTCAATCTCCCCCATTGTTATCCTCGCCTCCAACCGCGGCCACACTGTCATCCGCGGCACCGACGACATCAGCGCCGCACACGGCATTCCCTCTGACCTCCTCGCTcgcctcctcatcatccccaccCACCCTTACTCTTCCGACGAGATCAAGACCATCATTCGCCTTCGCGCCAAGACAGAAGGTCTCAACATTACCGATCCCGCCCTCGACAAGATCTCCGAGCACGGCAGCAACGTCAGCCTGCGGTACGCACTGCAATTACTGACCCCAGCTAGCATCCTTGCCCGGGTCAACGGACGGCCAGGAGGCATCGAGGAGGCCGACGTGGCCGAATGCGAAgacctcttccttgatgCCAAGAGAAGCGCGACGATTGTAAGCCAGGATAGCGATAAGTTCCTTTAGAGGCCGTTTtgtggaaatgaagaagacctTTCTTGATCTAATACTTTTGACTGGGAAAAGAGCACAAGAataaaagaatgaaaaaaagagcaatATGTATACCATGTCTGATGTACC contains the following coding sequences:
- a CDS encoding DNA helicase (ruvB-like helicase 1), which produces MVQISEVKGNSRENRTAAHTHIKGLGLRSDGTAEASSDGFVGQTTAREACGVVVDLIKAKKMAGRAVLLAGGPGTGKTALALAVSQELGTKVPFCPIVGSEVYSAEVKKTEALMENFRRAIGLRVRETKEVYEGEVTELTPEETENPLGGYGRTISHLIIGLKSAKGTKKLRLDPSIYEAIQKERVTVGDVIYIEANTGACKRVGRSDAYATEFDLEAEEYVPVPKGEVHKKKEIVQDVTLHDLDMANARPQGGQDVMSMMGQLMKPKKTEITDKLRQEIDKVVSRYIDQGVAELVPGVLFIDEVHMLDIECFTYLNRALESSISPIVILASNRGHTVIRGTDDISAAHGIPSDLLARLLIIPTHPYSSDEIKTIIRLRAKTEGLNITDPALDKISEHGSNVSLRYALQLLTPASILARVNGRPGGIEEADVAECEDLFLDAKRSATIVSQDSDKFL